In Bythopirellula goksoeyrii, a single window of DNA contains:
- a CDS encoding Gfo/Idh/MocA family protein produces the protein MPSNSSRRDFLFHGIPVAAFASTAVYAGRASAALAKSKRIKVGQIGVGHSHAAGKMEVFRNSPDWEVVGVVESDPELRAEVEQSEIYRNLQFMTTEQLLNTPGVEAVAVETKIDQLLPVARECVAAGKHVHLDKPPGSSLATFREMLAEADRQQLVVQLGYMYRYNPGVLLLRDLLAKGWLGEIFEFDTVMSKEVDQPKRELWAQNPGGTMFELGCHLIDLLVGIMGKPDKVTPYNHHSSQADDQLMDNMLAVCSYPRATATIRSTALEIEGGERRHLTVCGTKGTVHIQPLDDPRAQLALSEPRGKYREGYQEITFDKYERYVADLADLAAIIRGEKKADFDSAHDLAAQETLLQACGLPC, from the coding sequence ATGCCAAGCAACTCTTCCAGACGCGATTTTCTTTTCCATGGCATCCCAGTGGCAGCATTTGCATCGACAGCAGTTTACGCGGGAAGGGCGTCTGCTGCTCTTGCGAAATCAAAGCGGATCAAAGTTGGACAGATCGGCGTCGGACATAGTCATGCCGCTGGCAAGATGGAAGTGTTTCGCAATTCTCCCGATTGGGAGGTAGTTGGGGTAGTAGAATCTGATCCCGAATTGAGGGCCGAGGTCGAGCAGTCGGAGATCTATCGCAACTTACAATTCATGACAACAGAGCAACTGCTCAATACACCCGGCGTCGAAGCAGTGGCCGTGGAGACGAAGATTGATCAGTTGCTTCCTGTGGCCCGCGAGTGTGTAGCCGCTGGTAAACACGTTCATCTGGATAAACCCCCCGGCTCCTCGCTGGCGACTTTCCGCGAGATGCTTGCCGAAGCGGATCGCCAACAACTCGTCGTGCAACTTGGCTACATGTACCGCTACAACCCGGGCGTCTTATTATTGCGAGATCTTCTGGCGAAAGGCTGGCTTGGTGAAATCTTTGAATTCGATACCGTGATGAGCAAGGAAGTGGACCAGCCAAAACGCGAACTGTGGGCCCAGAATCCTGGCGGGACGATGTTTGAACTCGGTTGCCATCTGATCGATCTGTTGGTGGGCATCATGGGAAAGCCTGATAAAGTGACTCCTTACAACCATCATTCATCGCAGGCTGATGACCAACTTATGGACAACATGCTGGCCGTTTGTAGCTATCCCCGTGCCACCGCCACGATCCGTTCGACTGCGTTAGAAATAGAAGGAGGAGAACGACGACATCTGACCGTCTGCGGCACGAAAGGCACGGTACATATTCAACCCCTTGATGACCCGCGAGCTCAACTCGCTTTATCTGAGCCAAGAGGAAAATATCGTGAAGGATATCAGGAGATTACTTTTGATAAATACGAGCGTTATGTAGCAGATCTTGCCGACCTGGCCGCAATCATTCGTGGTGAAAAGAAGGCCGACTTTGACAGCGCCCACGATCTGGCCGCTCAAGAAACTTTGCTGCAAGCCTGTGGGCTACCGTGCTAA
- a CDS encoding glycerophosphodiester phosphodiesterase — protein sequence MFVWILVVLASLSSQALILQSYCFAADELNELVDGDKLPLPKRGICAHRGASGTHPENTLAALKEAVRLGAHMVEFDLALTKDSHLVLMHDETVDRTTDGQGLIKDFTLAQLRKLDAGSWKSPQFRNERIPTLAEALDALPLNIWINIHLKGSAELASKATRHIVNANRLHQAVLACGAVAAIVAREVEPTIMICNMDRRRSNEQYVDSTIDGQADFIQFLAMRPPEVEQIKHLKQHDIHINYCCTDDTEELQKLFSLGVEFVLVDDLETMLKAAERQEIAHLHPVYSE from the coding sequence TTGTTTGTTTGGATTCTAGTTGTACTCGCCTCTCTGTCTAGTCAGGCACTCATTCTCCAATCGTATTGTTTCGCAGCAGACGAATTGAATGAATTGGTCGATGGGGATAAGCTCCCCTTACCAAAACGAGGCATCTGTGCGCATCGCGGTGCAAGCGGGACTCACCCTGAAAACACCTTGGCAGCTTTAAAAGAGGCGGTTCGGCTCGGAGCACACATGGTCGAGTTTGATCTGGCTCTGACCAAGGACTCGCATCTTGTGTTGATGCATGATGAGACAGTTGACCGCACGACGGACGGCCAAGGTCTTATCAAGGATTTCACGTTGGCTCAACTCCGCAAACTAGACGCAGGCTCGTGGAAATCTCCTCAGTTCCGGAATGAGCGAATCCCGACGCTAGCCGAGGCATTGGACGCATTGCCGTTGAATATCTGGATAAACATTCATTTGAAGGGAAGTGCAGAATTAGCTTCCAAGGCAACGCGACATATCGTAAACGCAAATCGTCTGCATCAAGCGGTGCTGGCTTGTGGGGCAGTGGCGGCGATCGTTGCCCGCGAAGTTGAACCGACAATTATGATCTGTAATATGGATAGACGACGCAGCAACGAACAATACGTAGATTCAACGATAGACGGGCAAGCTGATTTCATTCAATTCTTAGCAATGCGACCGCCGGAGGTCGAGCAGATAAAACATTTGAAACAGCACGACATCCACATCAACTATTGCTGCACAGACGATACTGAAGAACTCCAAAAACTCTTCTCCCTAGGCGTAGAGTTCGTCCTGGTCGACGATCTCGAAACAATGCTCAAGGCTGCAGAGCGACAGGAGATAGCCCACTTGCACCCTGTATATTCTGAATGA
- a CDS encoding sulfatase-like hydrolase/transferase encodes MSVRRQLLFMMFLALNWTTSDVRAEHDSPPNILFILADDVGSEVLECYGGESYSTPHIDELAQQGMRFEHAYVMPVCHPTRICLFSGQYPFRMGNPDWGSYPPSAEANTIAQVLKRAGYATAVAGKWQIALLGEDLSHPTRLGFDEYCLFGWHEGPRYYEPWIWRNGVKREDVHDKYGPDVYCDFLVDFIQRKRDQPFFAYYSMALCHAVTNDLDKPVPVGPNGRYQTFAEMVSAMDDRVGRIVNAIDQAGLRDNTLVIFLTDNGSPARNIDGVDNSGELIYQPIFSIRNGTVIPGGKAQLTDAGTRVPLIVRWPDHIPADTACDDLVDVSDFLPTLAELAGASLPEEVTLDGRSFAQRLLGEGKGDREWVFAEHKGKAFVKDRHWKLYSDGRLYEVAKDPQEKHSLTTTQPLPKYLQQALRDLRSAGLEHP; translated from the coding sequence GTGAGCGTTCGTCGCCAATTGCTATTTATGATGTTTCTTGCTTTGAATTGGACAACCTCCGACGTCCGAGCGGAACATGACTCACCGCCGAATATCTTATTCATTCTGGCAGATGACGTTGGCTCGGAAGTACTTGAGTGCTACGGAGGTGAAAGCTACTCCACTCCCCACATCGACGAATTAGCTCAGCAAGGGATGCGGTTTGAGCATGCCTATGTTATGCCTGTGTGTCATCCCACACGAATTTGTCTGTTTAGCGGTCAGTATCCGTTCCGCATGGGCAATCCCGATTGGGGCAGCTATCCTCCCTCAGCCGAAGCCAATACCATCGCCCAAGTACTCAAACGAGCCGGCTATGCCACGGCTGTGGCAGGAAAGTGGCAAATAGCATTGTTGGGCGAAGACTTGTCGCATCCGACTCGACTCGGATTCGATGAGTATTGTCTATTTGGCTGGCATGAAGGTCCCAGGTACTACGAACCATGGATCTGGCGAAATGGCGTCAAACGAGAGGATGTCCACGATAAATATGGGCCCGATGTCTATTGTGATTTTCTGGTCGACTTCATCCAGCGAAAGCGCGATCAGCCGTTCTTTGCCTACTATTCCATGGCGCTTTGCCATGCGGTGACCAATGATTTGGATAAACCCGTACCTGTCGGCCCTAACGGACGCTATCAAACCTTTGCCGAAATGGTGTCGGCCATGGACGACCGAGTGGGAAGAATCGTCAATGCTATTGATCAGGCAGGCCTTCGTGACAACACGCTCGTAATTTTTCTCACGGACAACGGTTCCCCAGCGAGAAACATCGATGGCGTGGATAATAGTGGAGAGCTGATCTATCAGCCGATTTTCTCAATCCGAAATGGAACGGTAATCCCCGGGGGAAAGGCCCAATTGACGGACGCCGGTACGCGGGTTCCCCTGATCGTCCGTTGGCCTGACCACATCCCTGCAGACACCGCTTGCGATGACCTGGTGGACGTGAGCGATTTTCTTCCGACCTTGGCAGAACTCGCCGGCGCTTCCTTACCTGAAGAAGTCACCTTAGATGGACGTTCGTTTGCCCAGCGACTTTTGGGTGAAGGAAAAGGAGATCGCGAATGGGTGTTTGCTGAGCACAAGGGAAAAGCCTTCGTCAAAGACCGCCACTGGAAACTTTATAGTGACGGGCGGCTTTATGAAGTGGCCAAGGATCCTCAAGAAAAGCACTCTTTGACAACAACACAACCCCTTCCCAAATATTTACAGCAAGCACTTAGAGATTTGCGTTCAGCGGGATTGGAGCATCCGTAG
- a CDS encoding carbon-nitrogen hydrolase family protein: MSFRNATWLKPLMVGLVVSGIVLPLVGDPAAVAESETNFLVAAMRVQPERWDKAHNLGLLKKYASQAAESGARLVVTCEGFLDGYLSNAKLVPELTREKFMEIGEPLDGPWMKRIADLASKLKIFLSVGFAERRGKEMFNSVVVYSPAGELVLHYSKTHIKGEAFNTPGTSFPVAKTDLGTIGALICYDRRFPEVARILALKGAQILIIPAYGTDGERNEALLRTRAWENSVWVVYVKQNQALIINPSGKIVARNEGDHDQLVFATIEIDDNVGTGDILERRSPSFYHELTELQLQGD; the protein is encoded by the coding sequence ATGTCTTTTCGAAATGCCACCTGGCTTAAGCCACTGATGGTCGGTCTTGTGGTGAGTGGAATTGTATTGCCTCTGGTTGGAGATCCCGCGGCAGTCGCTGAGAGTGAGACGAACTTCCTGGTAGCGGCTATGCGCGTGCAACCCGAGCGATGGGACAAAGCACATAATTTAGGCCTCCTCAAAAAGTACGCATCTCAGGCCGCAGAGAGTGGGGCACGTCTCGTCGTGACCTGTGAAGGATTCCTAGACGGATATTTGAGCAACGCGAAGCTGGTGCCTGAACTCACCCGTGAAAAATTCATGGAAATTGGTGAACCGCTGGATGGACCCTGGATGAAGCGGATTGCCGATTTGGCTTCCAAACTAAAAATCTTTCTTTCTGTAGGATTTGCCGAACGTCGCGGCAAAGAAATGTTCAATTCGGTCGTGGTCTATTCTCCTGCGGGGGAATTGGTGCTGCACTATTCCAAGACTCATATCAAAGGGGAAGCCTTCAATACCCCCGGTACCAGTTTTCCAGTCGCAAAAACCGATCTTGGCACAATTGGAGCGTTGATATGCTACGATCGCCGCTTTCCTGAAGTAGCGCGAATTCTCGCCCTCAAGGGAGCACAAATACTCATCATACCCGCGTATGGTACAGACGGTGAGCGAAACGAGGCACTACTCCGCACGCGTGCCTGGGAGAATAGCGTGTGGGTAGTCTATGTAAAGCAGAACCAAGCTCTGATCATCAATCCGAGTGGCAAGATCGTAGCCCGCAATGAAGGAGACCACGATCAGTTAGTGTTTGCCACTATTGAAATCGACGACAACGTAGGAACCGGCGACATCCTCGAACGCCGTTCACCAAGTTTTTACCATGAATTAACTGAATTACAGCTTCAAGGAGATTAG
- a CDS encoding DUF1501 domain-containing protein produces MDISHRLNCYCNRRNFLGRTGLSLASAAFSTLIKSPGHAIQGSNSSRSFPNFAPTAKRVIYLFQSGGPSQIDLFDYKPKLADWRAKELPDSIRQGQRITTMTSGQGGLPIAPSQFTFSQHGQNGTWVGDLLPHTAKVVDDLCIVRSMHTDAINHDPAITFLQTGSQQPGRPSMGAWLAYGLGSDAEDLPAFVVLLSGREGQPLYDRLWSSGFLPSTYQGVKFRSVGDPVLYLSDPPGMDRETRRNVLDGLAELNEMQLAEYADEEIATRIDQYEMAFRMQTSVPELTDLSSEPQHVLDLYGPDCLKPGTFAHNCLLARRMAERGVRFIELFQRGWDHHNKLPEELPRFCQATDQAAAALVTDLRQRGMLDETLVVWGGEFGRTVYCQGKLTPTDYGRDHHPRCFTMWMAGGGFRPGMTYGETDDYSYNIVDKPVHVHDLHATMLHCLGIDHTQLTFKYQGRRHRLTDVAGNVKYDLLKT; encoded by the coding sequence ATGGACATTTCTCATCGATTGAATTGCTACTGCAATCGTCGCAACTTCTTGGGGCGAACTGGTCTCAGTCTTGCGTCGGCTGCCTTTTCTACACTTATCAAATCTCCCGGGCATGCGATCCAGGGCAGCAACTCATCGCGGAGCTTTCCCAATTTTGCACCCACTGCCAAGCGCGTTATCTACCTGTTCCAGTCAGGCGGCCCATCGCAAATTGACTTATTCGATTACAAGCCCAAGTTGGCAGACTGGCGAGCTAAGGAACTTCCTGATTCTATTCGCCAAGGCCAGCGTATCACCACCATGACCTCAGGGCAGGGAGGGCTGCCCATTGCACCTTCGCAATTTACCTTCTCACAGCACGGGCAGAATGGAACCTGGGTTGGAGACCTCCTACCTCACACGGCCAAGGTCGTAGATGATTTGTGCATCGTACGATCAATGCATACCGATGCCATCAACCATGACCCCGCGATCACATTTCTGCAAACTGGCTCTCAACAACCTGGCAGACCCAGCATGGGTGCCTGGCTTGCCTATGGATTGGGAAGCGATGCAGAAGATTTGCCGGCCTTTGTCGTGCTACTCTCAGGGAGAGAAGGACAACCACTCTATGATCGCTTATGGAGTAGCGGTTTCTTGCCGTCGACATATCAGGGAGTAAAGTTTCGCTCGGTCGGCGATCCTGTTTTGTATCTTTCCGATCCCCCTGGCATGGATCGTGAGACACGCCGCAATGTGTTGGATGGATTAGCGGAGCTAAACGAGATGCAGCTCGCTGAGTATGCCGACGAAGAAATTGCTACGCGAATAGATCAATACGAAATGGCCTTCCGCATGCAAACTTCAGTGCCCGAACTTACCGACCTTTCGAGTGAACCTCAGCACGTGCTTGATTTGTATGGTCCCGATTGCCTGAAACCGGGAACTTTTGCTCACAATTGCCTTTTGGCTCGTCGCATGGCTGAACGAGGTGTAAGGTTCATCGAGCTTTTCCAACGAGGTTGGGATCACCACAACAAGTTGCCTGAAGAGCTCCCAAGATTCTGTCAGGCAACGGATCAGGCTGCTGCCGCGCTAGTCACCGATCTTAGACAACGCGGCATGCTCGATGAAACGCTCGTCGTTTGGGGAGGCGAATTTGGCCGCACGGTTTACTGCCAAGGCAAGCTCACCCCCACCGACTACGGGCGGGATCATCATCCTCGCTGCTTTACGATGTGGATGGCCGGCGGCGGATTTCGGCCGGGCATGACTTACGGTGAAACAGACGATTACAGCTACAACATTGTTGACAAGCCGGTTCATGTCCACGATCTGCATGCCACGATGTTGCATTGTCTGGGAATTGACCACACACAGTTGACTTTCAAGTATCAAGGTCGCCGCCATCGCTTGACTGACGTGGCGGGGAACGTGAAGTATGACTTACTGAAAACATAG